In a genomic window of Occallatibacter riparius:
- a CDS encoding NADH-ubiquinone oxidoreductase-F iron-sulfur binding region domain-containing protein yields MMPRIQDIGAFNAAREAGLAKLLPNVPRVTVGMGTCGRGNGAEEVYHALLDAIDRSGQDVLLAPVGCFGSCFQEPLVTVRLPGGPLVILKHVLASDASRILEGVSTHVMPPDLIYCKIEEWDHLTGQVRYGQGYPEIPLWNGTNFFKGQKKIVLRDCGLINPEDIEEYIGVGGYQALYKVLIDGRPETVIEQVKAARLRGRGGAGFLTGNKWDFLAKAKSDVKYVICNADEGDPGAYMNRNELEGDPHSMLEGMIIGAYATGATDGIIYVRAEYPLAVHRLSKAIEQAREYGLLGKNILDRGFNFDIELIQGAGAFVCGEETALIASLEDAAGRPRSRPPYPAQSGLWGKPTNINNVETWCNIPPIIARGAGWFAETGSVKSPGTKVFSLVGKIRNTGLVEMPLGTPLKSFIYDIGEGGISGRPIKAVQTGGPSGGCIPAEMLDTPVDYESLAQIGSIMGSGGMVVMDEDNCMVDVARYFIEFTHSESCGKCVPCRVGLDKALRILNNVTKGQGNQQQLALLDQMSRMIRECSLCGLGQSAPNPVLTTIRHFRDEYEDHILAHRCSAGVCQDLAVSPCENSCPLRMNIPRFLELYQEGRLEDAFASIILDNPLPASTGRVCQHPCDTRCRRQSFDEVVNIREVHRFIADSVYTSDTFDAIAGRLLAQRLPTTGKKVAVAGSGPTGLTTAFYLAMLGHDVTVFEERAEAGGMLRFAIPEYRLPKDVLRKEVALIERAGVRFIFNTRVGIDVELNDLASRFDAVFLSIGTWKESWLYLPGTELKGVHPALPYLEAAARGESVLNATRVAVIGGGNAAIDSARTLLRQGASATIFYRRERKDMPAIDEEIHAAEEEGVRFVFLAAPHRILGDSNGKVKALETVKTRLGEYDKSGRRRPVLTDEVQRFECDGVILAVGETFDLDFCRASGLELKEEGTIKTDRLTFETSRAGFYAGGDVITGASNVSNAMGAGKQAAQHIDERLTGERRWQKLFPEFDYSHTAPGEPSLSRRHAAPALPAGRRIHSQEEVVGALTAAEALEECRRCLHCDLRVLVDQNG; encoded by the coding sequence ATGATGCCGCGCATCCAGGACATCGGCGCATTTAATGCGGCCCGCGAAGCGGGGCTGGCGAAGCTGCTTCCCAACGTGCCCAGAGTTACAGTTGGCATGGGAACCTGCGGCCGCGGCAACGGAGCGGAGGAGGTGTACCACGCCCTGCTCGATGCCATCGATCGCAGCGGGCAAGATGTTCTGCTTGCGCCCGTGGGCTGCTTCGGCTCGTGCTTCCAGGAGCCGCTGGTAACCGTCAGGTTGCCCGGGGGCCCGCTGGTGATCCTCAAGCACGTATTGGCAAGCGACGCATCGCGCATCCTTGAAGGCGTCTCAACACATGTGATGCCGCCCGACCTGATCTACTGCAAGATCGAAGAGTGGGACCACCTCACCGGGCAAGTTCGCTACGGGCAGGGCTATCCGGAGATTCCGCTGTGGAATGGGACGAACTTCTTCAAAGGGCAGAAGAAGATTGTGCTCCGCGACTGCGGCCTCATCAACCCGGAAGACATCGAGGAGTACATCGGTGTTGGCGGCTACCAGGCGCTTTATAAGGTGCTGATCGACGGCCGGCCCGAGACGGTGATCGAGCAGGTGAAGGCAGCGCGCCTGCGCGGGCGTGGTGGAGCGGGCTTCCTCACTGGCAACAAATGGGACTTCCTGGCGAAGGCGAAGTCGGATGTGAAGTACGTCATCTGCAACGCTGACGAGGGCGATCCGGGCGCCTACATGAACCGCAACGAGCTGGAAGGCGATCCGCATTCCATGCTCGAAGGCATGATCATCGGCGCCTACGCGACGGGCGCGACCGACGGCATCATTTATGTCAGGGCCGAGTATCCGCTGGCCGTGCACCGCTTGAGCAAGGCTATCGAGCAGGCGCGTGAATACGGACTGCTGGGAAAGAACATTCTCGACCGAGGCTTCAACTTCGATATTGAACTAATACAGGGCGCCGGCGCATTTGTCTGCGGCGAAGAGACAGCGCTCATTGCGTCTCTTGAAGATGCGGCGGGACGACCGCGCTCGCGTCCGCCTTACCCGGCACAGAGTGGTCTCTGGGGCAAGCCCACCAACATCAACAATGTGGAGACGTGGTGCAATATCCCGCCCATCATTGCGCGCGGCGCGGGATGGTTCGCCGAGACCGGCAGCGTGAAGAGCCCTGGGACGAAGGTCTTCTCATTAGTCGGCAAGATCCGCAACACCGGCCTGGTGGAGATGCCCCTGGGCACGCCGCTGAAGAGCTTCATCTACGACATTGGCGAAGGCGGAATCAGCGGTCGTCCCATCAAGGCCGTGCAGACCGGCGGGCCGTCAGGGGGATGCATTCCGGCCGAGATGCTCGACACTCCAGTCGACTATGAGAGCCTGGCGCAGATCGGGTCCATCATGGGCTCCGGCGGCATGGTGGTGATGGATGAAGACAACTGCATGGTTGATGTGGCGCGCTACTTCATCGAGTTCACCCATTCGGAATCGTGCGGCAAGTGCGTACCCTGCAGAGTAGGGCTCGACAAGGCGCTACGCATACTCAACAACGTCACGAAGGGACAGGGGAATCAGCAGCAGCTTGCGCTGCTGGATCAGATGAGCAGGATGATCCGCGAGTGCTCTCTGTGCGGACTGGGGCAATCTGCGCCGAATCCTGTGCTCACAACGATTCGACACTTCCGGGATGAATATGAAGACCACATCCTCGCACACCGCTGCAGCGCGGGCGTGTGCCAGGATCTGGCGGTATCTCCCTGCGAGAACAGTTGTCCGTTGCGCATGAACATCCCGCGCTTCCTCGAGCTGTATCAGGAGGGGCGGCTCGAAGACGCATTTGCATCCATCATCCTCGACAATCCGCTACCAGCATCAACGGGCCGCGTCTGCCAGCATCCGTGCGACACGCGCTGCCGGCGTCAGTCATTCGATGAGGTGGTTAACATCCGTGAAGTGCATCGCTTCATTGCGGACTCCGTCTACACATCGGATACCTTCGACGCGATTGCCGGCAGACTGCTGGCGCAGAGGCTACCGACAACAGGAAAGAAGGTCGCGGTAGCGGGCTCGGGCCCCACAGGATTAACGACGGCCTTCTATCTCGCGATGCTGGGCCACGATGTCACGGTGTTCGAGGAGCGCGCGGAAGCAGGCGGCATGCTGCGCTTTGCCATACCTGAGTACAGATTGCCGAAGGACGTGCTTCGCAAAGAGGTAGCGCTGATTGAGCGCGCCGGCGTGCGCTTCATATTCAACACGCGCGTTGGCATCGATGTTGAGCTGAACGACCTCGCCAGCCGATTCGACGCGGTTTTCCTCTCCATCGGCACATGGAAGGAGTCGTGGCTTTACTTGCCGGGCACGGAGTTGAAGGGCGTTCATCCAGCTCTGCCGTACCTCGAGGCGGCGGCACGGGGAGAGTCGGTTCTGAATGCCACGCGTGTTGCTGTGATCGGTGGCGGGAACGCGGCCATCGATTCGGCGCGCACACTGCTGCGCCAGGGTGCAAGCGCCACCATCTTCTATCGCCGCGAGCGCAAGGACATGCCTGCTATCGACGAGGAGATCCACGCTGCCGAAGAGGAAGGGGTGCGCTTTGTTTTCCTCGCTGCACCGCATCGCATTCTGGGTGATAGCAACGGCAAGGTGAAGGCGCTCGAGACAGTGAAGACGCGCCTGGGCGAATACGACAAATCGGGCCGCCGGCGGCCGGTGCTGACAGACGAGGTGCAGCGCTTCGAGTGTGACGGCGTGATCCTCGCAGTAGGCGAGACGTTCGATCTCGACTTCTGTCGCGCCTCAGGCCTGGAACTTAAGGAAGAGGGCACCATCAAGACCGATCGTCTGACCTTTGAAACCAGCCGCGCAGGATTCTACGCGGGGGGTGACGTGATTACCGGCGCCTCCAACGTCTCAAACGCGATGGGCGCCGGAAAGCAGGCAGCGCAGCACATCGACGAACGGCTCACGGGCGAGCGGCGTTGGCAGAAGCTCTTTCCCGAGTTCGACTACAGCCACACGGCGCCTGGCGAGCCGAGCCTTTCTCGCCGCCACGCCGCACCCGCATTGCCGGCCGGCCGCCGCATCCACTCGCAGGAAGAAGTTGTCGGCGCGCTCACGGCTGCTGAGGCGCTGGAAGAATGCCGCCGCTGTCTGCATTGCGACCTGCGCGTCCTAGTGGACCAGAACGGATGA
- a CDS encoding NADH-quinone oxidoreductase subunit NuoE family protein, protein MRPCADHVLDAREKTLIEQAVAAHAGRAGALLSILESIQSANTHKFLSAAALRYVAEKTGTPPATVYSTATFFALFNLDPQGDNVVCVCRGTACHTRNSRDLLTKLCMDLGLGGQDVQDLSDADKLSLTTADRKFTIRTVACFGQCALAPVVEINHHILSHVNERTLQRELKTLTQERK, encoded by the coding sequence ATGCGACCTTGTGCCGATCACGTTCTGGATGCCCGGGAGAAGACGCTCATTGAGCAGGCCGTTGCCGCACACGCGGGGCGTGCCGGCGCTCTGTTGAGCATCCTGGAGTCGATTCAGTCTGCCAACACCCACAAGTTCCTCTCTGCTGCAGCGCTGCGCTACGTGGCGGAGAAGACAGGCACTCCTCCCGCAACCGTTTACAGCACGGCCACGTTCTTTGCCCTCTTCAACCTTGATCCGCAGGGCGACAATGTCGTCTGCGTCTGCCGCGGAACGGCCTGCCACACGCGCAACTCGCGCGACCTGCTTACCAAGCTCTGCATGGATCTGGGTCTGGGCGGACAGGATGTGCAGGACCTGAGCGATGCCGACAAACTCTCGCTCACCACGGCAGACCGCAAGTTCACGATTCGGACCGTCGCCTGTTTCGGCCAGTGCGCACTGGCTCCGGTGGTCGAGATCAATCACCACATCCTTAGCCATGTAAATGAGCGCACGCTGCAGCGCGAGCTGAAGACACTCACGCAGGAGAGGAAATGA
- a CDS encoding copper homeostasis protein CutC encodes MPILNPIFELCAPGLEAAIAAERGGADRIELCSNLPVGGVTPDTVLLESVLGAISIPVHVLIRPRAGDFVYSREEFAEMRHQVEAAKAAGAGGVAIGILIPDGRVDVSRTRELAELARPMSVTFHRGFDEAADLDEALEAVIETGADLLLTSGGAENVMAGVDAIARIRRQAGTRLEIMAGRGLRLENLSEIVLRTGVSCVHGSLTPTPVGNGNGSYAKQLEENVRQAVRLLRDACLDRPITAAAG; translated from the coding sequence ATGCCCATTTTGAACCCTATATTTGAGTTGTGCGCACCTGGCTTGGAAGCCGCTATCGCCGCTGAGCGGGGCGGCGCAGATCGCATTGAATTGTGCTCCAACCTGCCCGTGGGAGGCGTCACTCCCGACACTGTCCTGCTCGAATCAGTGCTCGGGGCTATCTCAATTCCGGTGCACGTTCTGATCCGCCCGCGGGCAGGCGATTTTGTCTACTCCCGGGAGGAGTTTGCCGAGATGCGGCATCAGGTCGAGGCCGCGAAGGCAGCGGGGGCCGGTGGAGTGGCTATCGGTATCCTGATTCCCGATGGCCGTGTGGATGTGAGCAGAACTCGCGAACTGGCGGAGTTAGCACGTCCGATGAGCGTCACATTTCATCGGGGCTTTGATGAGGCGGCAGATCTGGACGAAGCGTTGGAAGCGGTGATCGAGACGGGAGCGGATCTACTGCTGACTTCAGGCGGAGCGGAGAACGTGATGGCCGGCGTGGACGCGATCGCTCGCATCCGCCGGCAGGCCGGAACTCGGCTCGAGATCATGGCCGGCCGCGGGCTCCGCCTTGAAAACCTATCCGAGATAGTTCTTCGCACTGGCGTCTCATGCGTTCACGGCTCGCTCACGCCGACGCCTGTCGGCAATGGCAACGGGTCCTACGCCAAGCAGCTTGAAGAAAATGTTCGTCAGGCGGTGCGCCTGCTGCGCGATGCCTGTTTGGATCGGCCGATCACCGCCGCCGCGGGATAA
- a CDS encoding N-acyl-D-amino-acid deacylase family protein: MRAPILAAALLLAPLAASAQSQPAAPFDIVITNGHIIDGTGSPWYSGEIGIRAGRIAAIGNLERTPRARTIDAHGQVVAPGFIDMLGQSEMSILVDPHLPSKIFQGITTEVTGEGESAAPLNAQMIAADRAGYEHLKINPDWTTFRQYFARIEKQGMGINLASYVGATSVRRMVLGDADIQPTQSQLAEMQSLVDQAMKDGAVGVSTSLQYAPAPYAQTDELIALAFTAGRRGGIYATHMRSEGDAEPAAIDEALRIGREGHIPVEIWHLKAAGKNNWGKMPQIVAQIQAARDAGVDISANTYAYTAWFNSFSAFIPPWAHDGGDARLVERLKDPATRARIRKDMLDPKGDWDNEWQEISSPKDILIAVVQNPDLRPLQGKRLSEVAEQWHEDPIDALCDILIKDKAFTEVAVFGMSEPDVKLALQQPWVSVDNDSQGTSTEGLLGSEHPHPRAYGTFPRILRKYVREEHALSLEDAIRKFSALPAQRMHFTDRGVLKAGMAADIVIFDPATIKDMATFEQPNQLSQGMDFVLVNGVPVIANGVMTNALPGKVLRGPGYEP, translated from the coding sequence ATGCGCGCACCGATACTCGCCGCCGCCCTTCTGCTGGCACCCCTCGCCGCTTCCGCCCAAAGCCAGCCTGCCGCGCCGTTCGACATCGTCATCACCAACGGCCACATCATCGACGGCACCGGCTCGCCCTGGTACTCCGGCGAGATCGGAATCCGCGCCGGCCGCATCGCCGCCATCGGCAATCTCGAGCGGACCCCGCGCGCCCGCACCATCGACGCTCACGGCCAGGTGGTCGCCCCTGGCTTCATCGACATGCTCGGCCAGTCGGAGATGAGCATCCTCGTCGACCCGCACCTGCCTTCGAAGATCTTCCAGGGCATCACCACCGAGGTCACCGGAGAAGGCGAATCCGCTGCGCCCCTGAACGCGCAGATGATCGCCGCCGACCGTGCCGGCTACGAGCACCTCAAGATCAATCCCGATTGGACCACCTTCCGCCAATACTTCGCCCGGATTGAGAAGCAGGGCATGGGCATCAACCTCGCCAGCTACGTAGGTGCCACCAGCGTCCGCCGCATGGTGCTCGGCGATGCCGACATTCAGCCCACGCAGAGCCAGCTAGCCGAGATGCAGTCCCTCGTTGACCAGGCCATGAAGGACGGCGCCGTCGGCGTCTCCACGTCTCTGCAATACGCACCCGCCCCCTACGCCCAGACCGACGAGCTCATCGCCCTGGCCTTCACCGCCGGCCGGCGCGGCGGCATTTACGCCACCCACATGCGCAGCGAAGGCGACGCGGAGCCCGCCGCCATCGACGAAGCCCTCCGCATCGGGAGAGAAGGCCACATCCCAGTAGAGATCTGGCATCTCAAGGCTGCCGGCAAGAACAACTGGGGCAAGATGCCGCAGATCGTCGCGCAGATCCAAGCCGCCCGCGATGCCGGCGTCGACATCTCCGCCAACACCTACGCCTACACCGCCTGGTTCAACTCCTTTTCCGCCTTCATTCCGCCCTGGGCCCACGATGGCGGCGACGCCAGGCTCGTCGAGCGCCTCAAGGACCCAGCCACCCGCGCCCGCATACGCAAGGACATGCTCGACCCCAAAGGCGACTGGGACAACGAATGGCAGGAAATCTCCAGCCCCAAGGACATCCTCATCGCCGTCGTGCAGAATCCTGACCTGCGCCCACTCCAGGGCAAGCGGCTGAGCGAAGTCGCGGAGCAATGGCACGAAGACCCCATCGACGCCCTCTGCGACATCCTTATTAAAGACAAGGCATTCACCGAGGTAGCCGTCTTCGGCATGTCCGAGCCGGACGTGAAGCTAGCCCTCCAGCAGCCCTGGGTTTCCGTCGATAACGACTCGCAGGGCACCTCGACCGAAGGCCTTCTCGGCAGCGAGCACCCCCACCCCCGTGCCTACGGCACCTTCCCCCGCATCCTCCGCAAGTATGTCCGCGAGGAGCACGCCCTCAGCCTTGAAGATGCCATCCGCAAGTTCAGCGCGCTTCCCGCCCAGCGCATGCACTTCACTGACCGCGGCGTGCTTAAAGCCGGCATGGCAGCCGACATCGTGATCTTCGACCCCGCGACGATTAAGGACATGGCCACCTTCGAGCAGCCCAACCAGCTCTCGCAAGGCATGGACTTCGTGCTGGTCAACGGCGTCCCTGTGATCGCCAACGGCGTAATGACGAACGCGCTCCCTGGCAAAGTGCTCCGCGGGCCGGGCTATGAGCCGTGA
- a CDS encoding YciE/YciF ferroxidase family protein — translation MKWVSADFQNLRDLWINQLRVLLSAEEQIVRALPDMVTHATDEQLRGAFRSHLQETEEHIRRLEQILAAQKSVDAKIESTGPEKCKAIAALRGEAEDMFVDARDAWVRDAALISAAQHVEHYEIASYGTVRQWAMLLGETAAAELLDRTAKEEGHADHLLTEIAERVNTKAKAA, via the coding sequence ATGAAGTGGGTATCAGCGGATTTCCAGAACTTGCGCGACTTGTGGATCAACCAGCTTCGGGTGCTGCTTTCGGCCGAGGAGCAGATTGTCCGCGCGCTGCCTGACATGGTTACGCATGCGACTGATGAGCAACTGAGGGGCGCGTTCCGGTCGCACCTGCAGGAGACGGAAGAGCATATCAGGCGGCTGGAGCAGATTCTGGCTGCCCAGAAGAGTGTTGACGCAAAGATTGAGAGCACCGGCCCGGAGAAGTGCAAGGCGATTGCGGCACTCAGGGGAGAGGCCGAGGACATGTTTGTGGATGCGCGCGACGCGTGGGTGCGGGATGCCGCCCTGATTTCGGCAGCGCAGCACGTGGAGCACTATGAGATCGCCTCGTATGGAACGGTGCGGCAATGGGCCATGCTGCTGGGCGAGACCGCGGCGGCCGAGCTGCTGGACAGGACGGCGAAGGAAGAAGGACATGCGGACCATCTGCTGACCGAGATCGCGGAGAGGGTGAACACGAAGGCCAAAGCCGCCTAA
- the ku gene encoding non-homologous end joining protein Ku, protein MARPFWSGQIQISLVSFGVKLFPATEAKSEIHFHQISKKTGERVRHQKVSGGASGDEEPVEKDDIVKGYEYSKGEYVQIDPKEIANLRIPSRRTLELQQFVDLKDLDPAYFEKPYFVTPENESQAEAFATVRKALADTHKAGLGKIAMSGREHVIAISAPEDDSLPGLMGYELRYAEELRKPEEYFADIKTQKISEESLDLAKELIKRKSGKFEMEKFKDEYEAALRAMIEAKMKNVPLPKEEKPAKRGKVIDLMDALRASIGEGGKKPPAHESAGHGKAKSKVAVMPRRGAKKSSEKRRKSA, encoded by the coding sequence GTGGCGCGTCCGTTCTGGTCGGGGCAGATTCAGATATCGCTGGTGTCGTTTGGCGTGAAGCTGTTTCCGGCGACGGAGGCGAAGAGCGAAATCCATTTTCACCAGATCAGCAAGAAGACGGGCGAGCGGGTTCGGCACCAGAAGGTGTCGGGCGGCGCAAGCGGCGACGAAGAGCCGGTGGAGAAGGACGACATCGTCAAGGGCTACGAGTACAGCAAGGGTGAGTACGTGCAGATCGATCCGAAGGAGATTGCCAACCTTCGGATTCCTTCGCGGCGCACGCTGGAACTGCAGCAGTTTGTTGATTTGAAGGACCTGGATCCCGCGTACTTCGAAAAGCCATACTTCGTGACACCTGAGAACGAGTCGCAGGCCGAGGCGTTCGCAACGGTGCGCAAGGCCCTGGCTGACACGCACAAGGCGGGTTTGGGCAAGATCGCGATGAGCGGCCGCGAGCATGTGATTGCGATCAGTGCGCCGGAAGACGATTCGCTGCCCGGTTTGATGGGATACGAGCTGCGATACGCCGAGGAACTGCGCAAACCCGAAGAGTACTTCGCGGACATCAAGACTCAAAAGATAAGCGAGGAGTCGCTGGATCTGGCGAAGGAACTCATCAAGCGCAAGAGCGGCAAGTTCGAGATGGAGAAGTTCAAGGACGAGTACGAGGCGGCGCTGCGCGCGATGATTGAAGCGAAGATGAAGAATGTGCCGCTGCCGAAGGAAGAGAAGCCGGCGAAGCGCGGCAAGGTGATTGACCTGATGGACGCGCTGCGGGCCAGCATTGGCGAAGGCGGGAAGAAGCCTCCGGCGCATGAGTCAGCGGGGCATGGCAAGGCAAAGAGCAAGGTTGCGGTGATGCCGCGGCGTGGGGCGAAGAAGAGCTCTGAGAAGCGACGGAAATCCGCGTAA
- the treY gene encoding malto-oligosyltrehalose synthase, with amino-acid sequence MRRVPHSTYRLQLNKQFTFDDAAAIASYLKDLGVTHVYCSPYLQAAPGSMHGYDVVDHEKVNEELGGDRGHRRFCERLREFGLGQVLDIVPNHMALGRRNRYWMDVLENGPSSRYASWFDIDWNSDEVKLKNKVLIPVLGDQYGKVLASGDIRVEQQGETFCLRYFDHSWPVAPGSLASIVQLAAKFLSEDTLGFIADSLARLPSPDSNDPALVQERQRDKDVIYALLGRACSEKKEVCEAISKAVDAINADVDLLDDLLNQQFYRLAYWRTADQELGYRRFFDVNTLIGLRMERQHVFDATHARILEWVQDGVLDGIRVDHPDGLRDPQQYFDRLRAKAGDAWIIGEKILEPGEWLRESWPIDGTSGYDFMNVCNSLLAHPEGLREFGAIYRDFTGRAQSFDDMVHDKKLTVEQEALGSDVNRLASLFVEICEGNRDRRDYTRAEIRRAIREVAACFSIYRTYVVAERNEITEEDRREIERAVNCAKQYRQDIDAGLFDFMGDVLSLRYRGALESEFLLRFQQFTSPVMAKGVEDTAFYCFNRMIGLNEVGGAPATDGMSVEQFHDYCAHMQATHPLSMTTLATHDTKRGDDVRARLAALTEIPARWKSALQRWGRMNAKLKTNALPDRNTEYFLYQTMIGAWSISEERLQAYMLKAVREAKEQTSWTQQNKEFEEALQAFIGQLYKSGEFIADLDALVRRVDRAGHVNSLAQTLLHFTAPGVPDTYQGGELWDYRLVDPDNRTPVDYDLRQRMLNELKSGMPASEIMRCEDTGLPKLWVVHKALMLRREHPEWFGAEATYEPLAVSGPKAAHAVAYLRAGRVATLVPRWPVKLGESWAGTTLALPEGRWTSLLTGDVIEGGRSRGNLRIQALLRDFPVALLVRNAE; translated from the coding sequence ATGCGACGCGTTCCACATTCGACTTACCGGCTGCAGTTGAACAAGCAGTTTACGTTCGACGATGCGGCTGCTATAGCAAGTTATCTAAAGGATCTCGGCGTCACGCACGTCTATTGCTCGCCGTATCTGCAGGCTGCTCCGGGAAGCATGCATGGGTACGACGTGGTTGATCACGAGAAGGTGAATGAAGAATTGGGCGGCGACCGGGGGCACCGGCGGTTCTGCGAGCGGTTGCGCGAGTTTGGCCTGGGGCAGGTGCTCGACATCGTCCCGAACCACATGGCGCTTGGCCGGCGGAATCGCTACTGGATGGATGTGCTGGAGAACGGGCCATCGAGCCGGTATGCGTCGTGGTTCGATATTGACTGGAACTCGGACGAGGTGAAGCTCAAGAACAAGGTGCTGATTCCTGTGCTTGGCGATCAGTACGGAAAGGTTCTTGCCTCGGGTGATATCCGGGTCGAGCAGCAGGGCGAGACGTTTTGCTTGCGCTACTTTGATCACTCGTGGCCAGTTGCGCCCGGTTCGCTGGCCAGCATTGTGCAGTTAGCGGCGAAGTTTCTTTCCGAGGACACGCTGGGATTCATTGCCGACAGTCTCGCCAGGTTGCCATCTCCGGATTCGAATGACCCAGCGCTGGTGCAGGAGCGGCAGCGCGACAAAGACGTCATCTACGCGCTGCTGGGCCGTGCGTGCTCCGAGAAGAAGGAAGTTTGTGAGGCAATCTCGAAGGCTGTCGATGCGATCAATGCGGACGTCGATCTCCTGGACGATCTGCTGAATCAGCAGTTTTACCGGTTGGCATACTGGCGCACGGCGGACCAGGAACTAGGTTATCGGCGGTTCTTCGACGTCAATACGCTGATCGGACTGCGCATGGAACGGCAGCATGTGTTCGACGCGACGCACGCGCGCATTCTGGAGTGGGTGCAAGATGGGGTGCTGGATGGTATTCGCGTGGATCATCCAGACGGGCTGCGCGATCCGCAGCAATATTTCGATCGTTTGCGGGCGAAGGCGGGGGACGCGTGGATCATCGGCGAAAAGATTCTTGAGCCAGGCGAGTGGTTGCGCGAGAGCTGGCCGATTGACGGCACCAGCGGCTACGACTTCATGAACGTGTGCAACAGCCTGCTGGCGCATCCGGAGGGGCTGCGTGAGTTCGGCGCGATCTACCGGGATTTCACAGGACGCGCGCAGAGCTTCGACGACATGGTTCACGACAAGAAGCTCACCGTGGAGCAGGAGGCGCTGGGGAGCGATGTGAATCGGCTGGCGAGCCTGTTTGTCGAGATATGCGAAGGCAATCGCGACCGGCGCGACTACACCAGGGCGGAGATTCGACGCGCCATTCGCGAGGTGGCCGCGTGCTTCTCCATCTATCGGACTTATGTGGTGGCGGAGCGGAACGAGATCACCGAGGAGGATCGCCGCGAGATCGAGCGTGCAGTGAATTGTGCCAAGCAATACCGCCAGGACATTGATGCGGGCCTGTTCGACTTCATGGGAGATGTGTTGTCGCTGCGGTATCGCGGCGCACTGGAGAGCGAGTTTCTGCTGCGGTTTCAGCAGTTCACGTCGCCGGTGATGGCAAAGGGTGTGGAGGATACGGCGTTCTACTGCTTCAACCGTATGATCGGGTTGAATGAGGTGGGCGGCGCGCCGGCGACGGATGGAATGAGCGTTGAGCAGTTTCACGACTACTGCGCGCACATGCAGGCTACGCATCCGCTGAGCATGACCACGCTTGCGACGCATGATACGAAACGAGGCGACGATGTGCGCGCGCGGCTGGCGGCATTGACGGAGATTCCGGCGCGGTGGAAAAGCGCGCTGCAGCGCTGGGGCAGGATGAATGCGAAGCTCAAGACGAATGCATTGCCGGATCGCAATACGGAGTATTTCCTTTATCAGACGATGATCGGCGCGTGGTCGATCTCAGAGGAGCGCCTGCAGGCCTACATGCTGAAAGCTGTCCGCGAAGCAAAGGAGCAGACAAGCTGGACACAGCAGAACAAGGAATTCGAAGAGGCGTTGCAGGCGTTTATCGGCCAACTCTACAAGTCGGGCGAATTCATAGCGGATCTCGATGCGCTGGTGAGGCGCGTGGATCGCGCAGGGCATGTCAACAGCCTGGCGCAGACTCTGCTGCATTTCACCGCGCCTGGGGTTCCGGACACTTATCAGGGCGGGGAGCTTTGGGATTATCGGCTCGTTGATCCTGATAACCGCACGCCTGTGGACTATGATCTGCGGCAGAGAATGCTGAATGAGCTGAAGTCCGGCATGCCGGCGAGCGAGATCATGCGGTGTGAAGACACCGGCTTGCCCAAGTTGTGGGTCGTTCATAAAGCGCTGATGCTTCGGCGCGAGCATCCGGAGTGGTTTGGGGCTGAAGCTACATATGAGCCGCTGGCGGTGAGCGGCCCGAAGGCTGCGCACGCGGTGGCCTATCTGCGGGCAGGACGGGTGGCGACGCTGGTTCCGCGATGGCCGGTTAAGCTGGGCGAGAGCTGGGCGGGGACGACGCTCGCGCTTCCGGAAGGAAGATGGACAAGTCTGCTCACGGGCGACGTAATTGAGGGCGGCCGTTCACGCGGCAATTTGCGCATCCAAGCGCTGTTGCGGGATTTTCCCGTTGCACTTCTGGTGAGGAACGCGGAGTAA